Proteins from a single region of Pyrus communis chromosome 6, drPyrComm1.1, whole genome shotgun sequence:
- the LOC137737295 gene encoding uncharacterized protein, whose amino-acid sequence MAEEYFEAKSSIDASALPDVEINPNQRLSSILLNEFNYLPWSRAVSLALGGRSKLGYFNGAIEAPVVTSSTYKSWLCKNQLVMSWLLNSMKRRIAEIFSYSESSMHLWKQVKEMYGNQNNYARVFQFKKVLSSLQQGGKAFVQHLGSLTSMWNELDVYRPHTIDATVLIKKAEKDKII is encoded by the coding sequence ATGGCCGAAGAATATTTTGAAGCTAAAAGCTCGATAGATGCTTCAGCGTTACCCGATGTTGAGATCAACCCTAATCAACGTCTCAGTTCTATCTTGTTGAATGAATTCAACTATCTTCCTTGGAGCCGTGCTGTTTCTCTTGCACTTGGAGGGAGATCAAAGCTTGGCTACTTTAATGGTGCCATTGAAGCTCCTGTAGTCACTTCTTCTACCTACAAATCATGGCTATGTAAAAATCAGTTGGTCATGTCTTGGTTGCTCAACTCCATGAAGCGTAGGATTGCTGAAATTTTCAGCTATTCTGAGTCATCTATGCATCTCTGGAAGCAAGTTAAAGagatgtatggaaatcaaaataattatgccCGTGTCTTTCAGTTTAAAAAAGTTCTCTCGAGCCTACAACAAGGAGGAAAAGCCTTTGTTCAACACCTTGGCAGCCTTACaagcatgtggaatgagctCGATGTTTATCGTCCCCACACCATTGATGCCACTGTGTTGATCAAGAAAGCAGAAAAAGACAAGATCATTTAA